The window tgaaccaaatccttgccgcgcccttcagggttgtagggaatgccctacacataattgcgtccgccactccctgaaggtgcatcagggtcttgaaggtctctaggtgatcgagggggtccttgattccgtcataactgtccatgcttggcatgcggaacttactcggcagggggaaggagttgacggacgccgtaaatggcgagtcagtccggttgacaaggtcgtcaagatcgctggacactcgccccttgagagcgttcatcaggacttccatctgttccttcatcgcctgcatctccgcgatgatgggttgtggagctgtatccgtcactgaagggatgctagcgtcccgtcgcacttgtttgctcggggcgttgctctcctgtggtccgtcattatttctcctttcctcactgttcccttcttgatcttctccttggctattcaccgctgcactcttttgattcagctgctctgtcaggtcgtggttttgtttggtgaggcgctccacagCTGCTGCgagcgtcttgacctgtctctcaagggcagtcgtaggggcttcttcttggacgtcatttgtggttgccatcgagcgtgtgagtaccatgtaactcttttgtctaggaaaattcgatttcccacagacggcgccaactgatgacgtcgaaatttatcaccaatgggtcacaccgtactcgcgactcgaatcgcacctgcacgacaagaacaatcgacggaagtccttcagagagcaccggtgtggtgccggccaaaggttctccgacggtcaaattagaattgttctttttacttagagcgttagagagggtcaattaaagcgtacctcgattcctgagggtggcaggccttttatagtgataaagggttgacttttctccttggtttccaaaccttttcaatgtgggattctCATACAAATTCCCTTGAGCGTAGTGAGTCAAGATTTCCgttttcggatcatgggcccttactgaGCCTatcagcgatgggccttcaaagcacGTGGGATAGCCCTTGCACAGGCCCAACAGTCCCAACCCGTCAGGCCCGTTCAGATGGGCCCGTCAAGCAGGGCCGTCAGGCCCGTTCAGGTAGGTCCGTTGGGACCATCAGATGGGCCCGTCAGGTATACCGTATTTCTAACCgtcttcatttgttttaaaaataatcattttttttcttttgtaattcaCCTTCTTGTGTTTTTAATGGAAACATTCAGCGTTCAAATCTCCCACTCtccaactatcgaattataacttaaaaaaacttgttaatttcaaatttactctctctaaaatcttttattttatttttatttttagtattttcatttttcacatgAGTTGAATAGGCTTTCTTGTTGGCTTATAAGTTTAATCTATATAATATGTTAGTGTAGAAatttcaattatgttttttttttatgaacagaAATTTCAGTTATGTTGCTTGGTAAGACCAAAGCTTCATGTATACAAAACTTGGTTTATGGGTTTTACTGTGTATgctcaaatagtgtgaaaacacTATAGTTTGTTTAGACTCCGAAATAAAACTTATGGCTGGATTGCTTTTACCATACTTAACTAAATGCGGAATAAGAGTAAGAGTAACGCAATGAAACCAGAACAACTCTCTAAAgcataaatatatacaataaataataaatgtaaagcttaaagaaaatggaagagagatgcaaacacaagataacaccgaaatgtgttatcgaaaaggaaaccaaaGTACTCGGCAAAAACCTCTTCACCGCCCTCCAAGCcaaatcgatccactagtgaataaagttggagtacaaggatATCAAAAAGACCCTCTAAGTTCTAGTTACCAACGAGCTTCATCGAGCTatgtcttcactagttatctGGATCCCACAATTAGCTCTAAATTGCATCCGTCAATttatggcttcttccaatgcttcccacatgcaccaaaacttctcacaactctCAGATTGGTTGAGGAAAGTGTTTAGGTTAAGGACATCTCAAGGATTTGTAattggagaggtaggagtaaaggaaaactaagagaaattGTGTAGATGACTGTGAGtttacaatctctaactctcaagtgtattgctagggttttctctttgaaatgctccttacaattttgtgggtaatgagagtatatatagtatgggtaaaGGATATAAGAGTCACATTTAAAATATCCAGGCAGAGAGTTTCGCGGGTCACTCGTGGGTTAGCCAAGTCGCGAAGTGACTCGCGAAATACAGCCTGACACTTAACTTTTTAGCTtctagcatgtgcttctcaaGTGACATTTCACGGGTTGTCCACTTCAATCGCGAGCAAGTCGCGAACTTCACTGTCTTGAGCAATCctcactaacttaatactaaacccattacaattaaatcccacaaaatataaggaaataaattaatgcaattacaacactttttgtcatgaaataaagccaacataaatgttatgtgaaaaaACCGTAACTTAACATACTGTAATGTTGCAGCTTATGCTTCTGCTACGCTGGTGGGTAGTCTTAGAAGGTCATTTTCTTGTAATAAGTTCAACCTCCCTGCTTCTATTCCTGATATTTACAGGACTGATTGTTCTACTTttgttctttagtttttttcccttaatgAAAGTCTAAACTGTCCAgtttatcaacaacaaaaaaaatcgaCAAAGTATTGATTAAGTGGAAAATTTTACAAGAACTAAtctatatagagagagagagaggtaaagttaagagaaagttcaattagaatttgaaattagaatccaattttgtgccatgtgtttaagtttatgtgaggaccacaccataattatccacttaaattTGTGTCATGTATccactaagttttttttaatttttgtgccaagtgaattaataagtgcaaaatactaagaatctaatatgaAAGAcgtataaaatttattaaaaaaaaaaatcaatcacatatgctcaataaaaatcaccacacaaaAAAGATCACCacacgttctatcttattaaaaagtaggaaaaataataataagtagtattaaatttaggtaagaattttaatatgtgactaattatgtttactttttcaaaaaaataatttgactaattatttttatttttatgataaaaattgtgtttaattttaaatgtatccataCGTATGCATGTATTACatgctatttttaaaaaataatttgactaattatttatatttttataataaaaaaaattgtgtttaattttaaatgtattcaTGCATTTGCATGAGTTACATGCTAGTGTTATTAATTAAGGAATATACTACGTGTCAACTACTATACTTTCAATTGCAATCtaacaataatttataataaaaaaatggactTATGTGTCACTATAACCTAAATACTACTAGACACTGCGGCTGATTTTGAGTGTGTCATAGAAAGGGACTTACCTTTGGAAGGGTTAGGATCTAGTGTAATACCCTAGGTATTGCATCAAGTGCAATTCACCTTAACTTTTTTGAatcaatggttgagattgaaagttgcttTTTGCAATTATCAATCTTAACCATTCATAGAAATTGCATCAGGTGCAATACCCTAGGTATGGTATTGCACCTGATCTCAATCCCCTTTGGAATAGTACTATTTGACATGAATTTTACTTGATTGAACTTGATCATGCTCAAAGAAAAGATAGGAATCTTGTCATCTCTGTGTTTTATATTGCTTTGTTAAATGCATGCACATGCACTTAAACATATGATGAATGTATGTATGTTGCTATTGGAACCCTTTGAGATGGGATTAAGGTTTTCTTAAGTCTGAGAGTTAGAATGCAGATTTATATACTTGAAATGCTGTATTGTTATGCTTTGAGAAACTTTTGTAATGTTAGAAGTAATGAATGACATattttaagtcaaatttttttttatattatattatatatttatttaaatatatatatacacacacaaatacattTGATAGGCGGGTACTCATGACTCATAAGTACCCACTAAAGCTAGGGTGGGGGAAAGAATCCACCCCAAAGCGTGAGTGGGGCAAGGCAGGGAATAGAAAACCCGCCCCATTACCATCCCTAATGGAGGGAGCATTCActcaaaactattttttattcatttatattttatatttactaATATTCGTTTGTTAATATTAATAtgctttatttaatatttagtaTCAATATCAATACTATTTCTTATTTCAAGGTGAAatgcctataaaaaaaaatttggtgcaATAGGTTTCcgaatcaaaaaaataaaatgaagcaCCTAACAATGTATTTTTTTACAGACTAAGAACTATGAGATTGCCCATTTCAttcagaaaaaatatataataggtCTCAGATTCTTTCATAAAGTGTGTAAAATAAAGTgttaaaaaagattatccaTGCGGCATAAAGGGaggagggggtgggggggggggggggtgggaagGGAAGAGCACACTCATTTGACACAATTGTAGTACATAGAATGTAACTTTAATAATGTGTGTAGGACGAGACTAAACATACCCAGGAAGAgaatagtcaaatactagaaaaaTTTTAGTCATTCACTTtaacaaggaaaaaagaagaagcaaacttaataatatatatgatataaaaaatttccctatatatatatatggattcaaGTTATATTTGATGTAACTCTAACCAATGTTataccactcaatattttttaattggattcaaattttgacaaatctaccgttagattacattgtcttcgtatattctccatgcgtgatcaaagattaatagccatgtcatcaattttttaaaattcaagtttttgttgtttaaaataatgcataaaatatgagtttatagatcaaatggtaaataacatccattTGACATTAAAATTGGCATAATTgctaagaacatatagaacatgtaattcaacggtgggattttcaaaaatatgaattctataacaagttattaggtggtataacattgcttagagttacaccaggtgtaacttgaacacaaccctctatatgtgtgtgtgtatatatatatatatatatagtcttttctttttgctgacACTGGTATGTTACTCAAATGGTATTAAATTACACATTTGGCGACACgaatcaaaattaattgaaaaaagatATTGGTACTCTTGGAACAAAGTGAATTCTTATCCATTTTTTTGATTTAGGGCCAACTTGATATAATTTGAGACTTAAGAATTTTAAGTGAagtcctttcattttttttataagaatataaccaaatacatcattaatatttttctttcattgtttttatgtcttcataaaaagtttatatatatatatatatatatatatatattgtggaggccggttaatcaataattattaaaaccttGTTAACTGAGCCTGAGGCTCATCCGAGTACGTAAAactgtccgaggaggcccatatcaggttataagggtaaccaaatgaaaagaagaatagATATCACATaaggtgagttcagtattcgtccgaggtcaaaatccttctcggcaatatgtgtCCGAGGACAACCTGAGCGCCATATTGTTACAAACACACTTCAGAgctacattaccactaaaggtgggacatgggaccaagggtaagaaagacaaggtaaacaaatatctttaacaacaaCTGCCTCTGCATTAATTGcctttcaaccaactctctggccgcattaatgtggaggtgatgcctgaacagtgatgaagcaacCTTACAGCTGCTGGTTGGAGATTCTagaaggtgttggatgggacaggaagggatcccccgaacccaacctacacatgtgtggtgaagatgacatCAAGAAgacagtatataacatgaaagaatgCATTGAGAAAAGGAGATCGGGACTTCTTAACAAGTGgtacttagaagaaaaccttatgaataAAGAACTTAACTGGTTTCAAGGAGGAATTGATCGTTATATTAGTGTTAATCTATCTATAAGCAttaagtttaatcgtttttctttaggagttaatctagttctttgacatccacgctctataaatttattatttggacctttaacgttcgaacccaattcgaatttgggatcgttacaaattgagtccttacaattggcgccatctgtgggaagagcttgatcTAACTTAAAAGAAATCTGGTTCAAACATTCATGATGGAGGAAGCAAGCCCACATCGCTACGCAGTAGGACCACATCAGCTAGATGCCAACCCATACCAAGCAAAGTCAAGGGGCTCCCAGCATGGTAATCCGCACCGGAGTCCCGAATGGAGAGAAGGCCGTGAGGGGAGTGTGCGCATAACTCATACCGCCAAAAGTTGCCCTCGTGGGAAGAGTCATGTTTTCCATGCAAAAAATGACAAGAACCTGCAACATGAGATTGACGAGTTGAAAAGAGAGTTGCGCCATGCCCGGCGAGAACGTTCCCCACCTTGCTCCGAACCATCATCCGAGGAGACGGATGGAGCTAGTTATAGGCGAAGATCCAAAACTCCACCTAGCGAGACCTTTTCCTATGAAGAGGGGCACAACCATCGACATAGGTACAAAAGCCCGCCTAGCAAGGGCTTGGGGAACAACGCCATGAACAAAGCGTTAAGCCAAGTttccaaatcacccttcacaAGGAATATAAAAGATGCGATtcttcctcggcgattccaCTAGCCTACATTCACCCTGTATGATGGCTGGTCAGACCCAGTAGAACACGTTAGCCATTTTAGCCAAAAGATGGCTATCTACTCCAGggatgaggccttgatgtgcaagatctttccatcaagtttgggtccggtggcgatgagatggttcaacggtTTAAGGGCAAACTCTATTGAGTCCTTTAAAAAGCTTACCCGGGCTTTTGGCGCTCGCTTTATCACTTGCAGTAGGGTTCTTCAACCTTTAGGATCCTTGCTGTctatgtccatgcgagaaggcgAGACTCTCAAAACGTATTCAAATAGATAttgggaaatgtttaatgaaatagagggagaaaatgatgatgtggccaTAAGTACTTTCAAGGCTGGCCTTCCAGCTGAGcatgatttaaggaaatctctaaCTGGTAAACCCATTACTAGTGTACACCAATTGATGGATAGAATTAATAAGTACAaaagagtagaagaagaccaacttcagggaaaaggaaaggctaaggtaatctcgcaggagaggagggattacAGGTTGGACCGTTACAATAGTAACTGACCTCGGAAAGACTTCGTCGGGTAATCAGGTTCTGCTGACACCCAGGTGGTTAATGCAGTGTTTCGGGAGCCGGTGCAGCAGGtattggagaagataaagaatgagCCCCTTTTTAagtggccaaacaagatggcaggAGAGCCTAAGAGACACAACCCGAACCTTTACTaccactatcatcaggatcatgggcaCACAACGGAGGATTGTAGGAACTTATGGGACCATTTGGAGCAGTTGATCCGAGAGGGGAAATTaaagcaactcttgcatcattccagtggtaGGGTAAGCCAGGCAGGCTTAGAAATGCGTGGGGACACTTCTTTAAGACTCCCCCTTGGTATGATAAACGTTATTTTTGCCGCCCCAAGGAGGACTGGATCTTGTCCTTCCAGGGTACTGTCGGTGTTCCGACCTTCGACCGAGGATCATTGCCAAGCGTTGAAGAGAGCCAGGGTGGACGTCCCcctgattttgggtttttcggATGAGGACAAGGTTGGAATCATACAGTCCCATGATGATGCTCTAGTGGTCACATTGAGAATTGGTGGGTACGATGTCAAAAGGGTGATAATTGATCAAGGTAGTGCTGTTGATATAATGTACCCAGATTTGTATAAGGGTCTAGGTCTGAAGCTAGAGGACTTAGCAGCCTACAGTTCCCCTCTGGGGAGTTTTGAGGGAAGGATGGTCGCTCCAAACGAATAGATCATACTACCTATGCAAACCGGTATGGATgtggtggaagtggacttcattgttGTAAACGTTTTCTCTCCATACACGGCTATTAtgggcagaccttggcttcataccctGGGAGCAGTTTCATCTACTCTACATCAGAGAGTGAAGTACCCATTTGGAGGCCAAGTATTGGAGATAGTAGGAAGCCAAATTGCTGCTCGACAATGTCTGGTAGCGGCTATACAACATCGGCTAGAGGCAGAGACCTCGGCTACTGCCGATAATGGATTATCGCAATTAAAACCCCCAGCATTACCCTTGGATGTACCAGCCGACGAGATAAagtgtgaagatttggagaGGGTAATTGTTGCTGATGATCCGGAAAGATTCTTCCAGGTTGGGGCTAAACTGTCTTTGCAAGAGAAGGAGAGATTGCTAGAATTCCTCAGAGCAAATGtagatgtgttcgcatggagccCATATGAAGCCCTAGGTGTAGATCCGAATTTCGTTTGTCATCGACTCAACGTGAATCCTTTCGTTATTCCCAAAAGACAGCCACCTCGGCGACCATCAAAAGAGCACGCCGAAGCTGTCAGAAGTgaggtggccaagctcaagcaggctggggctatcaaagaagttttttatcctcaatggttggccaatacggtggtgataaagaagaagacaggAAAGTGGCGAGTATGCGTGGACTTCATGGACCTCAATAAGGCTTGTACCAAGGATCCATTTCCCATGCCGAAAatagaccagttggtggatgcaaccgttggtcatcctaggatgagtttcttggatgccttccaaggatatCACTAAATACCGTTAGCATTGGACGATTAAGAGAAAACTGTTTTTGTCACCCCtattggaaactatcattataaagttatgccttttggtttgaaaaatgtcGGATCTACCTACcaacggatgatgactaaaatgttcgaaccacaactGGGTAGAAGCATTGAAGTCTATATCGATGACATGGTAGTGAAGAGTAAGGTGGTGTCTGAGCATGTGGAAGATCTTATGAACATCTTTGGAATACTGAGAAAGCATAAGCTACGTCTGAATGCTTCAAAGTGTTCCTTTGGTGTAGGCTCCGGAAGGTTCTTGGGATACATAGTGACTCATAAAGGAATTGAAGTGAACCcagatcagattaaggccatcAACGATTTACAAGCACCTCGAAATCCAAAAGAGGTGCAGAAATTGACTGGAATGACTGCTGCTTTGAACCAATTTATCTCCAGATCGGCCGAGAGGTGTCGTCCCTTTTTCCTTCTACTACataagtggaaaggatttgaatggaccgaggagtgtgttGTGGCGTTTCAGCAGTTGAAGGAGTACCTGTCCAAGCCGCTtatcatgtctagtcctgaggtggatgaggtgttGTTTGCTTATCTGGTAGTTGCCCCTCATGCAGTTAGTTTTGTCTTAATACGAGAGGACAGCGGCGTCAAAAGACTAGTTTATTACGTAAGTAAGTCCCTTCATGAAGTCGAGGTGAGATACTTATCATtggaaaaggccatcttggcggtggtccatgcaacacgcaaacttccacattactttcaagcccatacagTGGTTGTCTTGACTCAGTTACCTCTCAAGTCCATACTTAGAAGTGCAGATTACACTGGGAGAATTTCTAAGTAGGGCACAATCCTAGGTGCTTTCgacatcaagtatatgcctcgcacctctgtgAAAGGCCAGGTCCTTGCTGATCTGGTAGCTGAGTTCGCTGAGTGTCCAGAAGAAGCTAACATGAAGCAAAgtgacatggatgaaaaatcggttggtcTGATATCCACATAAGGCGGTTCCTCCTGGAGGGTATATGTGGACAGAGCAACAAACCAACGAGGGGCAAGATTGGGGCTAGTTTTGATATCCCCTGAAGAGATCATCATTGAGAAATCCCTGAGGTTGGGATTCTCGGCTACTAACaacgaagcagaatacgaaactttattgatgggaatgagtatggtccaaaaaatgggtggaaagatAGCAGAATTATTCTCGGATTCAAGATTGGTAGTCGGCCAAGTGAAAGGAGAACTGGAAGCCCGAGATCCAAGAATGCAAGGGTATTTGAGTCAAGTTAGGCGTATGCAAACGAAATTTGAATCTTTCATCTTGTCGCACATCCCCTGAGGTGAGAATACCCATGCCGATTCCCTggcaacccttgccacctcTTCAACATGGAATTTTCCTCGGGTGATAACCGTCGAAGATTTGTATACACCCACTTCACCAGAAAAGGACGTACGTCAAGTTCATCAAGTTAATCTAGCgccgagctggatggatcccatattgaAATTCCTCGAAAGTGACATCTTGCCCGAAGAGAAGATAGAAGCTGATAAAATACGGAGGAAAGCTTCTCGGTTTTGGTTATCCGAGGACAAA of the Quercus robur chromosome 10, dhQueRobu3.1, whole genome shotgun sequence genome contains:
- the LOC126703915 gene encoding uncharacterized protein LOC126703915 translates to MREGETLKTYSNRYWEMFNEIEGENDDVAISTFKAGLPAEHDLRKSLTGSADTQVVNAVFREPVQQVLEKIKNEPLFKWPNKMAGEPKRHNPNLYYHYHQDHGHTTEDCRNLWDHLEQLIREGKLKQLLHHSSGRVSQAGLEMRGDTSLRLPLGMINVIFAAPRRTGSCPSRVLSVFRPSTEDHCQALKRARVDVPLILGFSDEDKVGIIQSHDDALVVTLRIGGYDVKRVIIDQGSAVDIMYPDLYKGLGLKLEDLAAYSSPLGSFEGRMVAPNE